CCCTGCTGGCCGAGCGGGAGCGTACGGCGGTGCGGGCGGCGTACTTCGACGCCGTCATCGTGCAGTCCGGGCTGGCCGGGGAGCGTCCGGACATCATCGAGGTGCTGCGGTCCCTGGACACCGGGGGCAACCGCCGGGCGGTGCTGCGCCGCGACGGGGTCTGGTACGCCCGCAACATCGACGCCGGGGTGACCACCGGGATCCCGGCGTCGATGCAGGAGCTGGTGGCCGCCGGCACTCCGGCGGTGCAGCGGATCCGGGTCGACGGGCAACCGGCGGTGGCGGTCGGGGTGCCGCTGTCCCCCACCACCGCGTTCTACGAGGTCGACTCGCTCCAGGAGCTGGAGGAGACGCTGGGCACGGTGGCCCTGGTGCTCACCGCCGTCGCGGTCATCACCGCCGCCGGCGGCGCGGTGATCGGCTGGCACGTCACCCGGTACGTGCTGCGGCCGCTACGGTCGGTCAGCGACGCCGCGGAGGAGATCACCGCCGGGGACCTGACCGCCCGGCTGGACCCGGCGACCGAGCCGGACCTGGCCCGGCTCACCACCTCGTTCAACCACATGGTGGACCAGTTGTCCCGCCGGCTGGAACGGGATCGGCGGTTCGCCGCCGACGTCAGCCACGAGCTGCGGTCCCCGTTGCAGACCCTGGCCGCGGCGGCGAGCGTGTTGGACCGGCGACGCGAGCACCTCGACGACCGCACCCGTACCGCGACGACGTTGATCACCGACGAGATCGCCCGGTTCCAGGCCCTCGTCAACGACCTGCTGGAGCTGGCCCGCAGCGACCAGCCGGCCGACCGGGCGCCGGTGGCCGTCGCCGAGCTGGCCCGACAGGTGTGCCGGGGACGCGGGCTGCCGGAGGAACTGGTCCAGGCCACCGGCCCGGGCACCTGGCTGGTCGACCGGCGACGGGTCGAGCAGCTCCTGGGCAACCTGTTGGACAACGCCGTCCGGCACGGCGGCGGCCCGTGCGCCGTCCGGCTGGCCGCCGGCGACGACGGCTACCGGGTGGAGGTCGACGACGAGGGGCCGGGCATCGACCCGCAGGACCGGGAAGTGATCTTCGACCGGTTCGTCCGGGGGCGTGGGGCCAACGCCCGGGGCGGCAGCGACGGCACCGGTCTGGGCCTGGCGCTGGTGGCGCAGCACGCCGCCGCGCACGGCGGACGGGTCGTCGTCGACGACCGGCCCGGCGGCGGCGCCCGGTTCCGGGTCGAGCTGCGGGGGCCCCGGTGTTGACCGGTCGGCCGGGCCCGGTCCGGCGGCGGGTGACGCTGGTCGGGCTGGCCGCGCTGCTGACCCTGACCGGGTGCGGGGTCTCCGGGGAACCGGAGCCCCGGGAGGTGACCCCGCCGTTGGGACCGTTCCCCGGGTTGAGCTCCCCCGGGCCGGCGGTGACCGAGGCCGGCGCCCGGACCGAACGGCTCTGCTACGTACGCGACGACAGGCTGGTGCTGGTCGACCGCCGGGTCCGTACGCCGCAGACGCCTCGCGAACAGATCGGGTTGCTCCTCGACGGGCCGGTCGGGCCCGAGCGGGACGCCGGCCTGACCAGCACCCTGACCGGGGTGAACGTGGTCACCAACGTCCGGGTGACCCGGGGTGAGGCGACCGTCGACGTGGGTGAGCGGCTGGCCGGCACCGGCCGCAACGACGAGGTGCTCGCCTTCGGGCAGATCGTCTGCACCCTGACCAGCCGGCCGGACGTGGACCGGGTGACCTTCCGGCAGAAGGGCGAGCGGCTCGGCGTGCCCCGGGCGGACGGGTCGCTGTCCACCGGGCCGCTCACCGTCGCCGACTACGCCGCCATGATCGCGCCGCGCTGACCCCTGGCTCAGGCGGGCAGGTCCACCAGCGGCGTCCGTCGACCGTGTGGAGCCGGGGGCGGGAACGCGGCCCCACCCCCGGCCCGACGGTCACAGCGTACGGGCGAGCCGGTCGGCGAGGATCCGGGTGAACCGGGACGGGTCGGCCAGTTCGCCGCCCTCGGCGAGCAGCGCCATGCCGTGCAGCAGCTCGGCGGTCTCGGTCAGGCCCTCGGTGTCGACGCCCTGCTCGTGGGCCTTGCGCAGCCCGGTGACCAGCGGATGCGTCGGGTTGAGCTCGAGGATCCGCTTGACCGGCGGGACCTCCTGCCCCATCGCCCGGTACATCTTCTCCAGCGTGGGGGTCAGGTCGTGCGCGTCACCGACGATGCAGGCCGGGGAGGTGGTCAGGCGGGCGGAGAGCCGGACCTCCTTCACCTCCTCGGCGAGCTGCTCGCCCAGCCAGGTCAGCAGCGGGGCGAAGTCCTTGCGCTGCTGCTCACGCTCCGGCTCGGCGCTCTTGCGCTCCTCCTCGGAGTCCAGGTCGACCTGGCCCTTGGCGATCGAGCGCAGCGGTCGGCCGTCGAACTCACCGACCCGCTCGACCCACACCTCGTCCACCGGGTCGGTGAGGATCAGCACCTCGTAGCCCTTGGCGCGGAACGCCTCCATGTGCGGCGAATTCTCGATCATGGTGCGGGACTCGCCGGTCAGGTAGTAGATGTCGGACTGGCCGTCCTTCATCCGCTCGACGTAGCCGGCCAGGGTGGTCAGCTCGGTCTCGTGGTGCGTCGAGGCCACGGAGGTGACCTCCAGGAGGGTGTCCCGGTTCTCCGTGTCGTCGATCAGCCCTTCCTTGACCGCCCGGCCGAACTCGGTCCAGAACGTGCGGTAGCGCTCGGGCTGCTCGGTGAGCATGGTCCGGACGGTGGCGAGGACCTTCTTGACCAGCCGGCGACGCACCACCCGGATCTGCCGGTCCTGCTGGAGGATCTCCCGGGAGATGTTCAGCGACAGATCGTGGGCGTCCACCACGCCCTTGACGAAGCGCAGGTAGTCCGGCATCAGCGCTTCGCAGTCGTCCATGATGAAGACGCGCTTGACGTAGAGCTGGACGCCGCGCTTGCCCTCCCGCATGAACAGGTCGTACGGCGCGTGGGACGGGATGAACAGCAGCGCCTCGTACTCGAAGGCGCCCTCGCCCCGCATGTGGATGGTCTCCAGCGGGTCCACCCAGTCGTGGCTGAGGTGCTTGTAGAACTCGTGGTACTCGGCGTCGTCGACCTCGCTGCGCGGTCGGGCCCACAGCGCCTTCATCGAGTTGAGGGTCTGGACGTCGACAGTCGTCTTCCCCTCCTCGTCGGTGCGCTCCGTCGTCATCCGGATGGGCCAGGCGATGAAGTCGGAGTACCGCTTGACGATCTCCCGGAGCTTCCACTCGGCGGTGTAGTCGAAGAGGTTGTCCTCGCTGTCCTCCGGCTTGAGGTGCACGGTGACCGAGGTGCCCTGCGGGGTGTCCTCGACGTCCTCGACGGTGTAGGTGCCCTCGCCGGTGGACTCCCACCGGGTGCCGCCGGTCTGCCCGGCCCGGCGGGTCACCAGCTCCACCCGGTCGGCCACCATGAAGGTGGCGTAGAAACCAACGCCGAACTGCCCGATCAGCTCCTGGGAGGCGTTGGCGTCCTGGGACTCCTTCAGCTTGCGCAGCAGCTCGGCGGTGCCGGACTTGGCGATCGTGCCGATCAGGGCGACCACGTCGTCCCGGGACATGCCGATGCCGTTGTCGCGGACGGTCAGCGTCCGCTTCTCCTTGTCGACCTCGATCTCGATGTGCAGGTCGGAGGTGTCGACGTCGAGATCCTTGTCGACCATCGACTCCAGCCGGAGCTTGTCCAGCGCGTCGGACGCGTTCGACACGAGCTCGCGCAGGAAGACGTCCTTGTTCGAGTAGATCGAGTGGACCATCAACTGGAGCAGTTGACGCGCCTCCGCCTGGAACTCGCGCGTCTCGACCCCGTTGCTCACGCCGACTCCTTTCCGGAACAGTGCTGTCGCGGAAAGGATACGAGCTGTCGCGCGGACCGCCGAGCAGGGTCCGTGATCGGTGACGGCGCGTGGCGTCATCCCCACCGCCCCCGGCGCCGGCGTGGGCGGTCGGGCGGGCGGCGATGTCGGCGGCCGCTGCTACGGTGCCGTCGCCGTAGATCCCGAGGGCGGAGGCTCGCGTGACCATCAACTCCCATGTGACGACGTTCGACGGCCTGCCGGTCGTGCGGTTCGCGCCCGACCTGGCGCTGCCGGCCGACCCGTCGGCGGTGGCCTGGCGGGTCGAGGCCGCCGACTACGACTCGTCGCCGCAGGAGCTGACCGAGACGCTGGAGGCGCTGCTGGCGGCGGTGCCCGCCGGGTCGATCCGGGCGCTCGTCGTCGGCCAGTGGGGCAGCCCGTACGAGAACCCGGCCCCGGTCGACCTGCTGGTCTCGCTCGCGCCCCGGCTGACCGGCCTGCGCGCGCTCTTCCTCGGCGAGATGACCTTCGAGGAGTGCGAGATCTCCTGGATCCGGCACGGCGACGTCAGCGGGCTGCTGACGGCGTACCCGGCGTTGGAGGTGCTGCGGGTGCGCGGCGCGGACGGTCTGACGCTGCGCCCGACGCGGCACCCGGCGCTGCGGGAGCTGGCGTTCGAGTCCGGTGGCCTGCCCGCCGCCGTGGTCCGGGCGGTCGGTGAGTCGGACCTGCCCGCCCTGACCCACCTGGAGCTGTGGCTCGGCGTCGACGACTACGGCCGGGACGCCACCGTCGCCGACCTCGCGCCGGTGCTGGGCGGCGATCGGCTCCCCGCCCTGCGCACGCTCGGACTCTGCAACACCGACCTGGCCGACGAGGTGGCCGCCGCCGTCGCCACCGCCGGGGTCGTGCCGCGCCTGACGGCGCTCGACCTGTCCATGGGCACCCTCACCGACGTCGGCGGCGAGGCGCTGCTCGCCGGGCAGCCGCTGACCCACCTGCGCCGTCTCGACCTGCGCCACCACTTCCTCTCCGAGGAGCTGGCCGGTCGGCTGGTCGCGCGGCTCGCCGGGGTCGACGTGGACGTCGACGACGCGCGCAAGGCCGAGGAGTACGACGGCCGGGTCTACCGCTACACGATGGTCGGGGAGTAGCCGGCGATGGGCGGTGGCGCGACAGTGGGGCGGGCGTGGTGGAGCTGACGGTGGTGGGCAACCCGGGCCACCGCCGGGTCCGCTTCTTCACCGCGGCGGCGGTCGCCGCCGGGCTGGCCACGCCGACCGTGCTGCCCTGGCGCGACGTGCTCACCGGGGCCGCCGCGCCGCCGGCCGGGACGCTGGTGCGGATCGACTCCCCCGGCGAGGACGCCGAGGTCGACCGGCTGCTGCGGGGCGCCCACGAGCCGGCGCGGCACGGCGAGATCGTCGGTCTGGCCGCCGGGCACGCCGGGCTGCGCCGGGCGCTGACGCGGCTCGCCTCCGGCGGGGCGACCCTGCTCAACCAGCCCGCCGACGTCGCCACCCTGTGCGACAAGCGCCGCTGCCACGCGCTGCTGGCGGCGGCCGGCGTGCCGGTGCCGGCGGCGCTGCCCGGCGTCACCGGGTACGCCGGGCTGCGGGCGGCGATGCGCCGGGCCGGGTGGACGCGGGTGTTCGTCAAACCGGCGCACGGCTCCTCTGCCTCCGGGGTGCTCGCCCTGGCGACGCACGGCTCCCGGGTCGTCGCCACCACCTCGGTGGAACGCGACGGCGGGCGGCTGTTCAACTCGCTGCGGGTCCGCCGGTACACCACCGAGACGGAGGTCGCCGCCATCGTCGACCGGCTCGCCCCGGACGGGCTGCACGTGGAGCGGTGGCTGCCGAAGGCGGGCCTCGCCGACCGGGTGGTGGACGTACGGGTCGTGGTGGTGGCCGGGCGGCCGACCCACGCGGTGGTCCGGGCCGCCCGGGTGCCGATCACCAACCTGCACCTGGGTAACGCCCGGGGCGACCTGGCGGCGGCGCGCGCGGCGGTCGGCCCGACCGGCTGGGCGGCGGCCATGGCCACCTGCGAACGGGTGGCGGCCTGCTTCCCGGGCACCCTGCACGTGGCGGTGGACCTGATGTTCCTGCCCGGCTGGACGCGGCACGCGGTGGCCGAGGCCAACGCCTTCGGTGACCTGCTGCCCGGGGTGCTCGACGAGGACGGCCGGGACAGCTACGCCGCGCAGGCGCACGTGATCCTCGCCGGCTGGCGGCCGGCGGTCGGGGCGACCCGGGAGGCGGCATGCGTGACCTGATCGGCTCGCACGACCTGCTGCTGGTCACCCTGGACACGCTCCGCTTCGACGTGGCCGACGAGCTGGCCAGCGCCGGGCGCACCCCGGCGCTGGCCCGGCTGCTGCCGGACGGCCGGTGGGAGCGGCGGCACACCCCGGCCAGCTTCACCTACGCCGCCCACCACGCGTTCTTCGCCGGGTTCCTGCCCACCCCGACCGGTCCGGGGCCGCATCCGCGGCTGTTCGCCGCCCGGTTCCCGGGCAGCGAGTCCGCCGGGGCGGACACCTGGGTCTTCGACGCGCCGGACCTGCCCACCGCGCTGCGCGCCGAGGGCTACCACACGCTCTGTCTCGGTGGGGTGGGGTTCTTCAACCGGCGCAGCCCGCTCGGCGCGGTGCTGCCCGGCCTGTTCGCCGAGGCGCACTGGGAGCCCGCCTTCGGGGTCACCGCGCCGGGCTGCCTGGACGCCCAACTCGACCGGCTGGCCGAGGTCGTCGACCGGCTGCCGGCCGGCCGGCCGCTGTTCACCTTCCTCAACGTCGCCGCGCTGCACCAACCGAACCACCACTACCTGCCGGGCGCCACCGAGGACACCCGGGCCAGTCACGCCGCTGCCCTGGAGCACGTCGACGCCCGGGTGGACCGGCTCGTCACGCTGGTCACCGGCCGGTCCCGGCCGGTGTTCGTGATCGTGTGCGCGGACCACGGCACCGCCTACGGCGAGGACGGCCACACCGGCCACCGGTTCGCCCACGAGGTGGTCTGGACGGTGCCGTACGCCCACTTCACCCTCGACCCGGGAGACTCGTGACCCTCGACGGCTCGCCCTACCAGGGCTACCTCTACGCGTACCCGCACAAGACGGCGTACCGGCCGCTGCGGCCCCGACCGGCGCTGCGCGACGTCTGGGCCGGGCAGGCCCGCGACGCGCTCTTCCTCTACCTGCACGTGCCGTTCTGCGAGATGCGCTGCGGTTTCTGCAACCTGTTCACCCGGGCGAACCCGCCCGCCCAACAGGTCGGGGCGTACCTGCGACAACTGCGCCGGCAGGCCGAACGGGTCCGGGCGGCGCTCGGCGGGGACACCCGGTTCGTCCGGGCCGCGTTCGGCGGCGGCACCCCCACCTACCTGGAGGCCGGCGAGCTGGTCGAGCTGTTCGACATCGCCGAGGAGACCGCCGGCGG
The sequence above is a segment of the Micromonospora sp. WMMD882 genome. Coding sequences within it:
- a CDS encoding HAMP domain-containing sensor histidine kinase, producing MRRAGLRTRVSAGFAAGALALSTSIALASYQLTRSSLLAERERTAVRAAYFDAVIVQSGLAGERPDIIEVLRSLDTGGNRRAVLRRDGVWYARNIDAGVTTGIPASMQELVAAGTPAVQRIRVDGQPAVAVGVPLSPTTAFYEVDSLQELEETLGTVALVLTAVAVITAAGGAVIGWHVTRYVLRPLRSVSDAAEEITAGDLTARLDPATEPDLARLTTSFNHMVDQLSRRLERDRRFAADVSHELRSPLQTLAAAASVLDRRREHLDDRTRTATTLITDEIARFQALVNDLLELARSDQPADRAPVAVAELARQVCRGRGLPEELVQATGPGTWLVDRRRVEQLLGNLLDNAVRHGGGPCAVRLAAGDDGYRVEVDDEGPGIDPQDREVIFDRFVRGRGANARGGSDGTGLGLALVAQHAAAHGGRVVVDDRPGGGARFRVELRGPRC
- a CDS encoding GerMN domain-containing protein; protein product: MLTGRPGPVRRRVTLVGLAALLTLTGCGVSGEPEPREVTPPLGPFPGLSSPGPAVTEAGARTERLCYVRDDRLVLVDRRVRTPQTPREQIGLLLDGPVGPERDAGLTSTLTGVNVVTNVRVTRGEATVDVGERLAGTGRNDEVLAFGQIVCTLTSRPDVDRVTFRQKGERLGVPRADGSLSTGPLTVADYAAMIAPR
- the htpG gene encoding molecular chaperone HtpG, whose amino-acid sequence is MSNGVETREFQAEARQLLQLMVHSIYSNKDVFLRELVSNASDALDKLRLESMVDKDLDVDTSDLHIEIEVDKEKRTLTVRDNGIGMSRDDVVALIGTIAKSGTAELLRKLKESQDANASQELIGQFGVGFYATFMVADRVELVTRRAGQTGGTRWESTGEGTYTVEDVEDTPQGTSVTVHLKPEDSEDNLFDYTAEWKLREIVKRYSDFIAWPIRMTTERTDEEGKTTVDVQTLNSMKALWARPRSEVDDAEYHEFYKHLSHDWVDPLETIHMRGEGAFEYEALLFIPSHAPYDLFMREGKRGVQLYVKRVFIMDDCEALMPDYLRFVKGVVDAHDLSLNISREILQQDRQIRVVRRRLVKKVLATVRTMLTEQPERYRTFWTEFGRAVKEGLIDDTENRDTLLEVTSVASTHHETELTTLAGYVERMKDGQSDIYYLTGESRTMIENSPHMEAFRAKGYEVLILTDPVDEVWVERVGEFDGRPLRSIAKGQVDLDSEEERKSAEPEREQQRKDFAPLLTWLGEQLAEEVKEVRLSARLTTSPACIVGDAHDLTPTLEKMYRAMGQEVPPVKRILELNPTHPLVTGLRKAHEQGVDTEGLTETAELLHGMALLAEGGELADPSRFTRILADRLARTL
- a CDS encoding STM4015 family protein, which gives rise to MTINSHVTTFDGLPVVRFAPDLALPADPSAVAWRVEAADYDSSPQELTETLEALLAAVPAGSIRALVVGQWGSPYENPAPVDLLVSLAPRLTGLRALFLGEMTFEECEISWIRHGDVSGLLTAYPALEVLRVRGADGLTLRPTRHPALRELAFESGGLPAAVVRAVGESDLPALTHLELWLGVDDYGRDATVADLAPVLGGDRLPALRTLGLCNTDLADEVAAAVATAGVVPRLTALDLSMGTLTDVGGEALLAGQPLTHLRRLDLRHHFLSEELAGRLVARLAGVDVDVDDARKAEEYDGRVYRYTMVGE
- a CDS encoding STM4014 family protein, whose translation is MVELTVVGNPGHRRVRFFTAAAVAAGLATPTVLPWRDVLTGAAAPPAGTLVRIDSPGEDAEVDRLLRGAHEPARHGEIVGLAAGHAGLRRALTRLASGGATLLNQPADVATLCDKRRCHALLAAAGVPVPAALPGVTGYAGLRAAMRRAGWTRVFVKPAHGSSASGVLALATHGSRVVATTSVERDGGRLFNSLRVRRYTTETEVAAIVDRLAPDGLHVERWLPKAGLADRVVDVRVVVVAGRPTHAVVRAARVPITNLHLGNARGDLAAARAAVGPTGWAAAMATCERVAACFPGTLHVAVDLMFLPGWTRHAVAEANAFGDLLPGVLDEDGRDSYAAQAHVILAGWRPAVGATREAACVT
- a CDS encoding STM4013/SEN3800 family hydrolase, with protein sequence MRDLIGSHDLLLVTLDTLRFDVADELASAGRTPALARLLPDGRWERRHTPASFTYAAHHAFFAGFLPTPTGPGPHPRLFAARFPGSESAGADTWVFDAPDLPTALRAEGYHTLCLGGVGFFNRRSPLGAVLPGLFAEAHWEPAFGVTAPGCLDAQLDRLAEVVDRLPAGRPLFTFLNVAALHQPNHHYLPGATEDTRASHAAALEHVDARVDRLVTLVTGRSRPVFVIVCADHGTAYGEDGHTGHRFAHEVVWTVPYAHFTLDPGDS